A section of the Pithys albifrons albifrons isolate INPA30051 chromosome 30, PitAlb_v1, whole genome shotgun sequence genome encodes:
- the LOC139683899 gene encoding scale keratin-like, producing the protein MSCSDLCPPKSSVAVPQPIAESCNELCARQCPDSTAFIQPPPVVVTFPGPILSSFPQQAVVGSAGAPAFGGNLGLGGLYPSAAATQASGGLCTFGTACAAPACSPCVLPRSSRKLWNTCGPC; encoded by the coding sequence ATGTCGTGCTCCGATCTGTGCCCCCCGAAGAGCAGcgtggctgtgccccagcccatcGCCGAGAGCTGCAACGAGCTGTGTGCCCGCCAGTGCCCCGACTCCACGGCCTTCATCCAGCCGCCCCCCGTCGTCGTCACCTTccccggccccatcctcagctccttcccccagcaaGCCGTGGTGGGCTCGGCCGGAGCCCCCGCCTTTGGGGGcaacctggggctggggggcctcTACCCCTCTGCTGCGGCCACCCAGGCCTCGGGGGGCCTCTGCACCTTTGGCACAGCCTGCGCTGCTCCCGCCTGCAGCCCTTGTGTCCTGCCCCGCTCCTCCAGGAAGCTCTGGAATACCTGTGGGCCCTGCTAA